One stretch of Bacteroidota bacterium DNA includes these proteins:
- the rfbB gene encoding dTDP-glucose 4,6-dehydratase codes for MKNILITGGAGFIGSNFVHLMLNKHPDYKIVNFDTLTYAGNLENLSTIERNPNYLFVKGDICNKDQVIKAFREHSIDTVVHFAAESHVDRSITGPAIFVHTNVVGTQVLLDASREVGIERFLHVSTDEVYGSLGATGYFTEETPLHPNSPYSASKASSDMLVLAYQHTFGFPGLVTRCSNNYGPYQFPEKLIPLLIANALNDKPIPVYGDGSNVRDWLYVEDHCSALDVVLHKGTIGEVYNIGGHNEWTNIDIVKLVLKELGKPESLITYVKDRPGHDKRYAIDAAKTQKDLGWVPAYQFENGIKKTVQWYLQNKKWWERIISGDYKHYYEKQYSERK; via the coding sequence ATGAAAAATATTCTCATAACTGGAGGAGCCGGTTTTATTGGCAGTAATTTTGTTCATTTAATGTTGAACAAACATCCTGACTATAAGATCGTCAACTTCGATACGCTTACATATGCTGGAAATCTTGAAAATCTCAGTACGATTGAAAGAAATCCAAATTATCTCTTTGTCAAAGGGGATATCTGCAATAAAGATCAAGTCATAAAAGCATTTCGAGAACACTCTATAGATACCGTAGTTCATTTTGCGGCCGAATCACATGTGGACAGAAGCATAACCGGTCCTGCAATATTTGTGCATACGAATGTAGTTGGTACACAGGTATTGTTAGATGCGTCGCGCGAAGTTGGTATTGAACGATTCCTTCATGTATCTACAGACGAGGTATACGGATCGCTCGGTGCGACTGGATATTTTACGGAAGAAACCCCGCTTCATCCTAATAGTCCGTATTCCGCCAGCAAAGCTTCATCGGATATGTTGGTGCTTGCGTATCAACACACATTTGGCTTTCCGGGACTTGTTACCCGATGCTCCAATAATTATGGGCCATACCAGTTTCCCGAAAAATTAATCCCATTGTTGATTGCCAATGCATTAAATGATAAACCTATTCCTGTGTATGGCGATGGATCGAATGTCCGCGATTGGCTCTATGTGGAAGATCATTGTTCTGCTCTTGATGTTGTTCTTCATAAAGGGACAATTGGCGAAGTATATAATATCGGCGGACACAATGAATGGACGAATATTGATATTGTAAAACTGGTCTTGAAAGAGCTTGGTAAACCTGAATCTCTAATCACATATGTAAAAGATCGTCCCGGCCATGATAAACGGTACGCCATTGATGCTGCGAAAACACAGAAAGATCTTGGCTGGGTTCCAGCATATCAGTTTGAAAATGGAATCAAAAAGACTGTCCAGTGGTATTTACAGAACAAGAAATGGTGGGAGAGGATTATCAGCGGGGATTACAAACATTATTATGAAAAACAATATTCCGAACGGAAATAA